The following is a genomic window from Globicephala melas chromosome 6, mGloMel1.2, whole genome shotgun sequence.
TGTATTTGCTTTGTGAAGGGCTGTATTCATCATGACACAAATGAAGGTGGCTGAGATGGTAGAGGGTGTGCAAGGCCACTGTCAGACTCTCTCCCTAACCTTCCTCTGCCTCAAACACTCAAAGTCAGCTCTCAATCAGAACTGGAGAACCTCTTCCTTTCCCTAAACCCAGTTCCTGGACTACTGCGTCCTTCCCCCAAATgcagcagagacaaaagaaaacactCTTTTTTAGAAGAAACGATTTACTTGTGAAGAATGAACTTTGCTGTTTTTGAGAGAGAccattttgttttcagaagaTGCCTTACCCCAAGGCTTCCTTCCATAATCTGTTCCCAGTGGGACTCCCTCGTGTCAACCTCTTGCTGGACTAGGACCCTGGAATTCCACAGGGCCAGCTAGCAAGAGGGATGCCTGAGATGACAGAAGATATGAATCACCTTTCTGAAGAGAGGGTGGGGCTGGTGTCACATGAGTGCCTTTCAGGTGAGCTCTGCAAACCAAAAATAGGAGCCTGGGTGTGTCTAGGGAGAGTGGAAGCAAAGAGAGAGTGGAACATGCTGAGCAGACTGTTCTACTGGGAAGAGATTCTTTCAAGATTAATGCCCAGGAACTAGAATTCGAGGTCAGAGGTTCAATGACACTAATAGTAAGGTCCATGTGTGTAGAGCGGTGTCATTTCAAAGCTCTTTCACACACATTGCCCCAGGCAATCATCACAACAATCCTGGGACTCTCCCAGACACAGACTATGAAACTTAGGGAGGTTAAGTTGTCTGAGTCATTACCCAAAATTTTGCCCCCAAAACAGTCATTGTTCCACCACGTCTCACACTGTCACTTGATGGGTAAGCGCCATGGCCCAGCTTTCACATGGACGAGCAGAGCCTGGGTTAGAAGTGTCCCAGGTCCTGACTTCTTTGCTTTCTAGCTCTGAGTCTCTCCTCTGGGGGGCCATTATTTTCtgagagtacaggctctaggagGTGACATTGCCAGCAATTATAGACCTGGGACTGTATGGAGAAGAGAACTAAGATCAAACCCGGGAGAGCCCAGGATTGGAGAGCAGAACCTTACCTTTCATAGCTCctgcttttttcttcctgcttctgcgtTGCTGCTGTAAGCCCCCAAAATGAAAGGGTTCAGAAGCTATTTTGTGCCTTTCTCATACTAAAGAAGCAACAAACGTTATCAATGAAAAATGTTTGTGACTTTTTGCATTATTTGAGGTCTCTGTTATTTccatattattcatttttaaagtagatCCAAGTATTTTCTACTGATCCTTCTTTCTCAAAGAATTTTTACTAATTCCCAGAAAATCTTTCAGAAGTATAATACAcaagtacttccctggtggcagagtggttaagaatccgcctgccaatgcaggggacacgagttcaagccgtggtccgggaagatcccacatcccgcggagcaactaagcctgtgtgccacaactactgaagcctgcgtgcctagagtccatgcttcgtgacaagagaagccaccgcaatgagaagcctgcgcaccgcaaggaagagtagcccccacttgccacaacaaagacccaatgcagccaaaaataaaatgtaaataaataaataaataaattgttttcaaaaaaaagaagtataatacacagaaattgcaagTATCTTCAACATGCAGCACAGGGAAATTTCACACACTGAATACACTGTGAAACTAGCACCCAAGTTAAACGTAATAGATTTTGCCCAGGACCTAGCATGTTTCTTATGTTGCTTTCCAGTTGCTACCTCAGAGcagctctccttctcctccccgaTAGTAGCCACTCTGTGACTCTAACAGTCCTGATTATTTCTGACAGACACACTTTTATGCCTCTTGTGTATATTTACTCATTGAATCCTGAGAATAATCCTATGAAAAAATACTACTACTGTCCCCatattaaagatgaggaaactagggaGCTTAGTGATTGTGTTATTtgtcaaggtcacactgctattaatagcagagctgggatccagTGCCATGAACCCTGGCTCCTTCTCATAGAGGTTTTGAAAATCCTAGAACTCTCCTTTCACTTGTGCGCTCTTCCTGTGGCTTTCACTCTAACAGAAACCTTGAAGCTGGAAACCTGCACAGAACCAGAGCAGCTGTGTAGCTGGTCAGTGAGGTGGAGGGACTGAAGTTATGTGTAAGGGATGAATGGTTCAGTAAAGCAGGACCGGGGAGAAGGTGAGAGGAAGGTGCCAGGATTGGCCAGTCAACACCATATGTCACCAGCTTCCCTCGAGGAGATGACTCCTTCCCACAGGTATTTGCACCGACCACTCTTTCCTGGTGGTATAAATCAGTTACACCTATGACATCAGGACTAACCATTCTCCATAATTTCCAGGACTTCCCTCAATTCCATGGAATTCCACCTTTTGACAAGCATTTCCTGAAATGAAAGTGGTAGGACTGTTCCAAAGGACAAAATGGACCAATACTAGTCTGAAATaaatttacacagaaaaagaTAAGAATGTAGGTTTCAGAACTTAAAAAACTCAAGAAGTTTTCTCTCACAAGaatttaataaacaaaacaaaatgcaaatttaatgaaatggaaaggtgaatattttctaaattttaatacaatgtaagtataaatatattgatatgaaaatataaaaataagatgcataaataaataaataaacaaataaacagaataaataaataacagggtAGTCATTGCTTAGGGACTGATCCCCTGAAGCTGAATAATTTTAACATATACTTGCTTATCACTACTGACAAAGTAGTAGCTGAATTAATACAATAAATTCTGTGATTAAAGTTGAAATAAGAGCCTTCTGAAATGACTAAAGACATGTGTGCAAGGGTGATAGGGCATCTTAGTCAATGAGAATCATTTCAAGGTGACCCCAGGTCTCCATGCATAATTCTTATCCTTTCTTGCAAGTTGGTTGATGAAGACAAGGATCTCATGATTTCCACTCTGACAATTTCCCAGGCACAGTCactgtatttcttctctttcaggtagaGGTGGATTCCCTGGAAGTACCTCTTCACGGCCAGTGTAGGGCCCGTCACTCCCAGGGCAGTTTCTTCATCTCCCATCGCCTGCACCAAGCAGGCGTCCAGGTCCTCCAGCTGCTGATGGAGTCCAGTGCGGAGTTTGTCCAGGAGGGAGGTGTCCCAGGCGGCAGGGGAGCGCTCTGTGTGGAAGAGGCGGAAGACCTGCTGGAGCATCTCGTGGAGGACAGAGGTGGCCTGGGCCTTCGGGAGCTGGCTGCCATCCACCATGTCCTGGGGGAAACCGAAGTCTTTTCTGTCCTTCAGACAGAAGCGAGGGGAGATTCTCCGCATCTGGCCCAGAAGCATGAAGTTCTTCCTGCTAATCCGCACGTGGTTCTGAGACAGGTCGCAGCCCAGAGATCCACCAGGGCCGTAGCTGAACACCACCAGGGCGGTCAGTAGAGAGAGCACGAAGGCCATGGGGCAAATGAGGCTGCTGCTGGCCTGGCTGAGACGGGCGTCCGGGGGAACCTTGGGGGTAGGTTCTGTGATGACATTCTTTCTAAGCAAGGCCATTAAATAGGGAACacagtaattttcattttctaaacatttctatacccttttacttcctttttttgatTTTCACTTATATCTTCTCAGTATGGTCTATGAAGATGTCATCATTCTAAACTATTAATTTTGCAAGAAGTTTAATTTTCCCAGTAATTTCAGATGTGCCCATCCAAATGGATATTTATTAATCAAATGAGAAAAGTTTTCGTCTTAAAGTCAGAAGTGATGTAGGTTTGTAAATACGCACATTCTATATCTCTTTCATGCATAAATGTTGGTCTTCTCTGTTCCAGGAAGAAATTTTTAGCCCTGATCTTAGGTTCCATTTTTACCTCTTACTTTACCTAGGAAGGCAGGCTCTCTCAGCCGTATGCTTTCTGTATTTGCTTAGGGATTTACCAGATCACTCTGGCATAAGCTCTTTGAAACAAAAGATGGGTTTTGTTTAGTGTTTGATTTAGAGAAGAGGCTGATTATTATGAGTCCATGAGCTTCTCCcatgtttcctttccttctagAACATGTTCCTTCACGTCCATGTGGTCATGCTTCAGGGGACCACGAGGTGAGGACTATTATAGATATTGTCCTTTCTTTCCACCATTTTCTTACTGGAGACCTATAGTCCTCCACAGGCTGGGCCAGTACCCCCACCAGGAATCCTGGTTCTTTTCAGGAGAATATGGGTGTGGAGATCCTAATTCCAAGACAATTGTATTTCCCCAGCAGCACCTCAGTCACAAGGGAGAGATCACATCTAGTTACACCCTCTCCTCTAGAGTGACAGAGTCCCCTTCCTAACCTGGACTCCCACCCTGAGGGCAGGCTCACCACATCCCGAGGACTTTACAATCTCCTATCTGTGGAGGGGCTTGTTTATTTGTTGGGAAAATAATTCATCTTCCAGGACCCTCACCCTTGCCCCCGGAGTGTTTGTGTGAAGGACCCTAGTCCTCAGTGGTGACCTCCTCCCCTCCTGACCCATGTCCTCAGGTATCAGAAGTGTCAGCAGCCCTCAGATGCTGAGAGCAAAAGTGTGTTTTCTCTAAGGTGGTGGAGGAGTTACCCAATTCTAATCATTTTACCCTGAGTAgacacataatttttattttgccaaatacaaattttattattcAACTCTTTTACTAAAACTAGTCAACACTTGTTAGGCTGGGGGCAGAGAATTCAGTGACGGTGTTGTCTCTCGTTAAAGCTTATGTCACAGAAACCAGTGAGGTTCAGTTGTTCATTCAGTCAGTTGATGCCAGTgggcttctcccttcctctgtctctgtctccctctgagaATGCAGGGCAGCGAGGCCCAGGATTAGGTCAGAGAGAAATCGCCTTCTTTCCTTTACTTGtgtgtaatttttcatttaaagtttttgtcaCTTATATTCACTTAGTGACTTATTGGACAAGATTTGCCTCGCTGCTCCTGCATTAGTTCTAATTCATGATGAGGTAAGAACAATAAAGGGAGGTAAAGAAAGGCAAAGGGGCTCCAGTCTCTATCATTTTCAAACTTTAGATTTTTTGTTTATCACTGCAACTGTCCTAGAAAGTAAAAGTCGACAGCTGTCTTGTgggcataaagaaaacaaatgtgagtCTGAATGTCATGAATGTGAAAGAAGGGAAGTGATTTCCCCCTGACACAATGCCGGATTCTAATTTAGCTAACTTGAGTGCAGCACAGTTGGAGAGGAGGCTACGTCAGAGGAGAAGGATGAGGCcaatgtgaaaaacagaaagacaggaaCATGGTTGCTTCTGCCAGAAGCTCAGAAAAGACCAAGTCCTGGGTCAGTTGACGGCCTTCAGCTTCGCAAGACCAGctccctcatttttctttcatttaatccatGAATGATCAGTtttgaggagagaaggaagaagtcaCACCCACCAGCTCACAAGTGACTGGCAACCAGAACCCCAGTTGCTAGAACACTaaccctgtctgggaggatcAGCAAGATCCGTCTTGCTGAGCATCCGTCTAGGTGATAAATGCATTCAGGCAATGAGAAGGGTACTTTAAGAAAACTAGAATTAAAGGAAGGGAATTAGATGATTCCAAAAGATCCTGATCTTATCTGCTTAATAGGAATCGTGATATTAAAAAGTAAGAACTGAATTTTATTGCTTGCTACTAATGGACTAGCCACTTTCtaagttctttaaaatttagcgacttccctggcagtccagtagttaagacacCGAGCTTCCACTtctgggggcacaggttcgatccctggtcggggaactaagatctcgcatgtcccatggcacagccagaaaatagaaaaagaaattaactcaACACTCTCAATAACCCTATTGGATCCAATTCACTTATACAACTGGAGAGAAATATAAATCTGGACGAATGAACTGTTCCAAATGTACCCAAGATACAAGGGCAAACCTTAGGGTGCTTACAATGATTTGTCTGAAAGCACCCATTAAAGAAAGTGAAGACTGCACATGAACATGATATTTAGGAACCAACGAAATAAGCAGACAGAGGACAGTGAGATGACAAAGGACCCTTATTCCACTTAAGATGCCAAAGGGTTACTGTCTGTGGTTTTGTAGGGCTACATGAGGTGTGGTCTGAGTCCACTGAACTGACTTTAAGTTCTAATCAAAATAGACAAAATCACTATTAAGTAGTTAGAAGGGAATAGATTTTTCTGCCtattgaaaaaaaaggaagtttcctagtggcctagtggttaagatccggcactctcactgccgtggccccgaTTCAATCCCCGGTGAGGGAACTGAGATCACACAAGCCACGCACTGCCAAGTGTAAGATTTCGTGAGTGATTTCTTCAATGAAATATggtaaaataactttattaaccCTAGAAGAGCTGACCCCTGGAATCTACGTATTTTTAACGCTTGAGTTTTCTTgtgagtttaagaaaaaaaaaaagcacctaacAATTTCTAGCCATGTGAACTCTGACGTTTCTCCTTCAGGATGACAACTAAAAAGTCACTCACCATCTGGTTCTACAAGAATAAAGTCATTAGCCACAGCAGTCCCTTACCCCAACACGCCCTGacaggagttcagggtggagatcaggaatgggGCACTctctgctctgggaaaactgacagAATAGGCCTGCAGGTAGTTAGATAATTTCCTGAGAAAATTCTATGAATTCAATTTTTTGCAACTtctcatacttagaaaagcactaaaatcattaatagtGACAAatgctcctcatgactagcagcaaccttctacgAAGATGTGTCCTTGATTGCACGTATCCCCTTCACCACAATCACCTATATACTGACGTCCCCATTATGTCCTTGGAGCAGTTCGTCAGAGCTGACTGAGAGGCTGTCCTCCAGGCTATAGTCCAGTGAGTCCTCCCAAAAAACTGAACTCCCAGCTCTtatgttgttgtttgtttccaGTCAACAAGG
Proteins encoded in this region:
- the LOC132597494 gene encoding interferon omega-1-like: MALLRKNVITEPTPKVPPDARLSQASSSLICPMAFVLSLLTALVVFSYGPGGSLGCDLSQNHVRISRKNFMLLGQMRRISPRFCLKDRKDFGFPQDMVDGSQLPKAQATSVLHEMLQQVFRLFHTERSPAAWDTSLLDKLRTGLHQQLEDLDACLVQAMGDEETALGVTGPTLAVKRYFQGIHLYLKEKKYSDCAWEIVRVEIMRSLSSSTNLQERIRIMHGDLGSP